In a single window of the Vibrio celticus genome:
- a CDS encoding efflux RND transporter permease subunit, whose product MIAFFARHTTGANVLMMAVLLLGTFALPKLQKDTFPLTPTKNIEVRIVYPGASPFEMMEEVCYPLENSLDKLSEIKELSCDARENLVIANVEIGDDEDIDTLTSDIQQQVNAISDFPDRVEQITVSKLDRVATVASVAITGNMSDRDLYLYAQQIKHKLKESPLIAQVTVSGFADQEIEIRVSQWKLQQYGLSVSDLSNLVQQQSISTPAGVFSNDLEEISVRFDHLGSNVRDFENIVIKSSETGTQVRLGDVAVIQQKFTSDENQILFNGQRAALLQVSKTQFQDTLTVKDAIVSIVEKEQARAPEGVALTITQDSSINIIERLRILTSNGAQGLALAFLMLWAFFNIRFSFWVTMGLPVSFLGAIFAIQLLGYTLNMMTLVGLIVAIGLLMDDSLIIAENIAAKRQQGLPAFDAAVEGTKQVFPGVIASFATTIMVIGPLMFLTGKMGEVLRYIPIVLLITLLVSLIEAFLILPSHLAHSHTESRSNPIRDKFIAGFENIRDRFFVPVSVKAMNAPYLSLGILVMVVMISTASISSGWLKFKAMPALESDVLQARILLPQGSLLSQTEAVVEKVSNALDELNQEYAEKHPSSKPLVASTTIMFNLNADANESGPHMATVSADLLPAQFRQQSIKDLIQDWKQKVGPIADVVSLKFTDKERGIAGNGIDIRVQGESLQELDKVSRLLVKWLKGFDGVYNLSTDLREGRTEFHVNLKDEAGVMGVNASNIAQTLRSAVKGSTDLTVFQQGELVDISVRLDEFTHQASLYELNNLMVTAGNGTLVPLSSVATFDRKQAFSRIHRISGMNTVVVQGNIDTRVANAREIMLQFNSEFVSQTQHKFPDITFTSQGQDKESSDTGSSLATFFALGVVGIYLILVFLLQSYTQPIAVLLAIPMGWIGVVWGHLGMGFDLTIPSLVGFATLAGIVVNDNILLVNFIKKNIAQGERLIDACREAVRDRFRAIFITSLTTFAGLLPLLTETSTQAQFLIPLIASIAFGLVSATLLASIVVPCVLLILDDLKLTKWAEGAQSSL is encoded by the coding sequence ATGATCGCTTTTTTTGCTCGGCACACCACTGGCGCCAATGTCCTGATGATGGCGGTACTGCTGTTAGGGACTTTTGCCTTGCCCAAACTGCAGAAAGACACTTTTCCGTTGACGCCGACCAAAAATATTGAGGTTCGGATCGTTTATCCGGGCGCGTCACCTTTTGAGATGATGGAAGAAGTGTGTTACCCGTTGGAAAATTCTCTCGATAAGCTGAGTGAAATTAAAGAGTTAAGCTGTGATGCCCGAGAGAATTTGGTCATCGCCAATGTGGAAATCGGCGATGATGAAGACATTGACACTTTAACCAGCGATATTCAACAGCAGGTTAACGCCATCAGTGATTTTCCGGATCGAGTTGAGCAGATCACGGTGTCGAAACTGGACCGAGTGGCAACGGTGGCCAGTGTCGCGATTACCGGCAATATGTCAGATAGGGACTTATATCTCTATGCCCAACAAATTAAGCACAAGTTAAAAGAGAGCCCATTGATCGCTCAGGTGACCGTGAGCGGTTTTGCGGATCAAGAAATAGAAATTCGCGTATCGCAGTGGAAGTTGCAGCAGTACGGCCTGAGTGTGTCCGACTTGTCCAATCTGGTACAACAGCAAAGTATCAGCACTCCTGCTGGTGTATTTAGTAATGACTTGGAAGAGATCAGCGTCCGCTTCGACCACTTAGGCAGCAACGTCAGAGACTTCGAAAATATCGTGATTAAATCCAGTGAGACGGGGACTCAGGTTCGCCTCGGTGATGTTGCCGTTATTCAGCAGAAGTTCACTAGCGATGAAAATCAAATCCTGTTCAATGGTCAGCGTGCCGCTTTGCTTCAGGTGTCCAAAACGCAATTTCAAGATACCTTAACGGTCAAAGATGCGATCGTCAGCATCGTTGAAAAAGAACAGGCGAGAGCCCCTGAAGGCGTCGCTTTAACCATCACCCAAGATTCCAGCATCAATATTATTGAGCGTCTGAGAATCCTCACCAGCAATGGCGCACAGGGATTAGCACTGGCATTTTTGATGTTGTGGGCGTTTTTTAATATTCGCTTTAGCTTTTGGGTCACCATGGGGCTGCCGGTTTCATTCCTTGGCGCCATTTTTGCGATACAACTTCTCGGTTATACCCTGAATATGATGACGCTGGTCGGGCTGATTGTCGCGATTGGTCTGCTAATGGACGACTCGTTGATCATTGCAGAAAACATCGCTGCCAAGAGGCAACAAGGGCTACCCGCGTTTGACGCTGCAGTTGAAGGTACCAAACAAGTCTTCCCAGGTGTGATTGCATCGTTTGCTACCACCATCATGGTGATAGGGCCGCTGATGTTTCTCACAGGCAAGATGGGCGAAGTACTACGCTATATTCCCATCGTGTTATTGATTACCTTGCTTGTTAGTCTGATAGAAGCTTTCTTGATCTTGCCGTCTCATTTGGCACATAGCCATACTGAATCTCGCTCTAATCCTATACGGGACAAGTTCATTGCCGGTTTTGAAAACATCAGAGACAGATTCTTTGTGCCAGTGAGTGTCAAGGCGATGAATGCACCTTATCTTTCACTAGGGATATTGGTGATGGTGGTGATGATTTCAACCGCTTCCATTTCATCAGGTTGGCTGAAATTCAAAGCCATGCCTGCCTTGGAAAGTGATGTGCTGCAGGCGCGTATCTTGCTCCCTCAAGGCAGTTTACTGAGCCAGACAGAGGCGGTGGTGGAGAAGGTTTCAAACGCGCTTGATGAACTCAACCAAGAATACGCAGAGAAACACCCAAGCTCAAAACCTTTGGTCGCGAGCACCACCATCATGTTCAACTTAAATGCTGATGCCAATGAGTCGGGGCCGCATATGGCAACCGTCAGTGCCGATCTATTGCCAGCGCAATTTAGGCAGCAGAGCATTAAAGATCTGATCCAAGATTGGAAGCAAAAAGTGGGCCCCATAGCCGATGTGGTTTCACTCAAGTTTACCGATAAAGAACGGGGCATTGCTGGCAATGGCATTGATATTCGAGTTCAGGGGGAGTCGTTACAAGAGCTTGATAAGGTGAGCCGATTGCTGGTGAAATGGCTAAAGGGATTTGATGGTGTCTATAACTTGTCCACTGATCTACGTGAGGGCAGAACCGAATTTCACGTTAACCTTAAAGATGAAGCTGGTGTGATGGGAGTTAATGCTTCCAACATTGCTCAAACGTTGCGCAGTGCGGTAAAAGGCAGTACTGATCTGACGGTTTTCCAACAAGGTGAGCTGGTGGATATTAGTGTGAGACTGGATGAGTTTACTCACCAAGCTAGCCTGTATGAGTTGAATAACTTGATGGTGACGGCAGGCAATGGAACCCTAGTTCCATTATCAAGTGTTGCGACGTTTGACAGAAAACAAGCCTTCTCGCGAATTCACCGCATTAGTGGGATGAACACTGTGGTTGTGCAAGGCAATATCGATACGCGGGTTGCCAATGCGCGTGAAATCATGCTGCAGTTCAATAGTGAATTTGTCTCGCAAACTCAACACAAATTCCCAGACATCACCTTCACCTCGCAAGGTCAGGATAAAGAAAGCTCAGATACGGGCTCCTCGCTGGCGACCTTCTTTGCTCTTGGCGTGGTGGGGATTTATCTTATTTTAGTTTTCCTGTTACAAAGCTACACTCAACCGATTGCTGTGCTGCTGGCAATCCCTATGGGCTGGATTGGTGTGGTATGGGGGCACTTGGGCATGGGGTTCGATTTGACTATTCCAAGCTTGGTTGGCTTTGCTACCTTAGCGGGTATCGTCGTTAACGATAACATTCTGTTGGTCAATTTTATTAAGAAGAATATCGCCCAAGGCGAGCGCTTGATAGACGCTTGTCGAGAGGCGGTACGTGACCGATTTAGAGCGATATTTATCACCTCGTTAACCACATTTGCAGGATTGCTTCCACTGTTAACCGAAACCAGTACGCAAGCGCAATTTCTGATCCCGTTAATTGCCAGTATTGCGTTTGGCTTAGTCTCGGCTACGTTACTCGCGTCAATTGTTGTGCCTTGCGTGCTGCTTATTTTGGACGATTTAAAGCTGACCAAATGGGCAGAAGGTGCTCAATCTTCCCTTTGA
- a CDS encoding tyrosine-type recombinase/integrase: MRKLSSGKCSGIKRPFKLEEIWRIRTRLEIENDLMQLALLNLAIDSKLRASDLLKLHVYDVSSQGVIYERVQCIQQKTGTDVHYEITPRTQQSISRWIFAASLEANSFLFPSSRRFGQPISYSFYRSIIRNWATKLGLNADYYGTHSMRRTKATLIYARTKNIRAVQILLGHSKLDNTIRYLGVELEDALRLSEKTDC; this comes from the coding sequence ATGAGAAAGCTATCTTCTGGAAAATGCAGTGGCATCAAAAGGCCATTTAAGCTTGAAGAGATCTGGCGGATAAGAACTAGGCTGGAGATTGAAAATGATCTGATGCAGCTCGCACTACTGAACCTAGCGATAGATAGCAAATTAAGAGCGAGTGATTTGCTAAAACTACACGTTTACGATGTTTCTTCACAAGGAGTTATCTATGAAAGGGTTCAGTGCATCCAGCAAAAAACTGGCACTGATGTCCACTATGAGATTACCCCGAGAACACAGCAAAGTATTAGCCGATGGATTTTTGCAGCATCCCTAGAGGCGAACAGTTTTCTATTCCCGAGTAGCCGACGCTTTGGGCAACCAATCAGCTACTCATTCTATCGTTCAATTATCAGGAACTGGGCTACAAAACTGGGACTGAATGCAGACTATTACGGCACTCATTCCATGCGCCGCACCAAAGCCACTTTAATCTATGCCAGAACGAAAAACATCAGGGCCGTACAGATTTTACTTGGACATTCGAAGCTAGATAACACAATTCGATACCTTGGCGTTGAGCTAGAAGACGCTCTGAGGCTGTCTGAGAAAACAGACTGCTGA
- a CDS encoding ParB-like protein encodes MKKTGIFATIGALAIFALPAHASNVSEGDVIKLGLHELKPTQPSVGYDQIMYKLGRYQFDQEKMFDEICEANGQKGVVSIKDQAHPNIPSTFTCELETGARKKDMKTVVIAPNDEYYLTDGHHTFNVFYRMSQGGASFNVNVVVDKDYRNLKNMDAFWNQMVKDGNTWLFDNKGEAISYQQLPTSLGLTNFANDQYRSLMYFSRDVGWNKPIQPVPFLEFYWSKEVRKAIDAADFDLNSTEGYAKAVNAVSNHILSMDTNNVGGSNLSVKQMGQFSAYNQKGFDKLFKERGKVDYMLRYKTTSTANGLSYDLAAASAPALKQLDQFTLEANSSFNDYPAASADGIVNAIVEIPTGTSAKWELSKDNDKQVVWEHKKGAPRVVNYLGYPGNYGSIPRTALPKGVGGDGDPLDVIVLGQSVPRGEVVPVRLIGVMKMLDDGEQDDKLIAVLTNDSPFKDIASLNELNATYPGVQDIVGLWFENYKGPGGGMELQGWGDDVEANKILDAARKHYAVN; translated from the coding sequence ATGAAAAAGACTGGGATTTTTGCCACGATTGGCGCTCTGGCTATCTTCGCTTTACCCGCTCACGCAAGCAATGTCTCTGAAGGCGATGTTATTAAGCTTGGTCTCCATGAGTTAAAACCAACTCAACCATCTGTGGGTTATGATCAAATTATGTACAAGCTGGGTCGTTACCAATTTGACCAAGAAAAGATGTTTGATGAAATCTGTGAAGCCAACGGCCAAAAAGGTGTAGTGAGCATCAAAGACCAAGCACACCCGAATATTCCTTCGACTTTCACCTGTGAGCTGGAAACAGGTGCACGTAAAAAAGACATGAAGACTGTGGTTATCGCACCCAACGATGAGTACTACCTGACTGACGGTCACCATACGTTCAATGTGTTCTACCGCATGTCGCAAGGTGGAGCATCGTTCAATGTGAATGTGGTGGTTGATAAAGATTACCGCAACCTCAAAAACATGGATGCGTTCTGGAACCAAATGGTAAAAGACGGTAATACATGGCTGTTTGATAACAAAGGCGAAGCGATTAGCTATCAACAACTTCCAACCTCTCTTGGGCTAACCAACTTTGCTAACGATCAATATCGCTCACTGATGTACTTTTCTCGTGATGTAGGCTGGAACAAGCCAATTCAACCAGTCCCGTTCTTAGAATTTTACTGGTCTAAAGAGGTACGTAAAGCGATTGATGCTGCAGACTTTGATCTAAATTCTACCGAAGGTTACGCAAAAGCAGTCAATGCGGTCAGCAATCATATTCTATCTATGGATACCAACAACGTTGGTGGCTCAAATCTTTCCGTTAAGCAGATGGGGCAGTTTAGCGCATATAACCAAAAAGGCTTCGATAAACTGTTCAAAGAGCGCGGTAAAGTTGACTATATGCTGCGTTACAAAACAACATCTACCGCCAATGGTTTAAGCTATGACTTAGCAGCTGCATCAGCTCCTGCACTAAAACAATTAGACCAATTTACCCTTGAAGCAAACTCAAGCTTTAATGATTACCCAGCAGCTTCTGCTGATGGCATTGTCAATGCAATTGTAGAGATCCCAACAGGTACTTCCGCTAAGTGGGAACTAAGCAAAGACAATGACAAGCAAGTTGTCTGGGAACACAAAAAAGGCGCACCACGCGTTGTTAACTATCTTGGATACCCAGGTAACTACGGCTCTATCCCACGTACTGCACTACCAAAAGGGGTGGGTGGTGATGGCGACCCGTTAGATGTGATTGTTCTTGGTCAGTCTGTACCACGTGGTGAAGTTGTTCCTGTACGTTTAATAGGTGTGATGAAAATGCTAGATGATGGCGAGCAAGACGACAAACTCATTGCTGTTCTCACTAACGATTCACCATTTAAAGATATTGCTTCGCTAAACGAGCTAAACGCTACCTACCCAGGTGTTCAAGACATCGTCGGTCTATGGTTTGAAAACTACAAAGGTCCAGGCGGTGGTATGGAACTGCAAGGCTGGGGCGACGACGTGGAAGCCAACAAGATCCTTGATGCAGCAAGAAAACACTACGCTGTGAATTAA
- a CDS encoding NAD(P)-dependent oxidoreductase, with product MKVSFIGLGVMGFPMAGHLVKAGFEVTVFNRTHSKALDWADKHQGKAAESVAECVAEADVVLVCVGNDDDVRSMTTSETGALAAMKPNAILVDHTTTSAVLSEELEVAAKQAGIRFMDAPVSGGQAGAENGVLTIMCGGEQALFNDLQPVFEAYGKSSVLMGKVGQGQRAKMVNQICIAGVLNGLSEGLVLAEKSGLDIPTLVDCLKNGAAGSWQMENRATTMAQDKFDFGFAIDWMIKDLGFCLDEAERQGIQLPLTEKTNNAYKALSAEGQGRMDTSVLMKAVVEETKK from the coding sequence ATGAAAGTAAGTTTTATCGGGCTAGGCGTTATGGGTTTCCCAATGGCAGGCCACCTAGTCAAAGCCGGTTTTGAAGTAACGGTATTTAACCGCACTCACAGCAAAGCGCTAGACTGGGCTGATAAACACCAAGGTAAAGCGGCAGAATCTGTGGCTGAATGTGTAGCGGAAGCTGACGTGGTATTGGTTTGTGTGGGTAACGATGACGACGTACGCAGCATGACAACCAGCGAAACAGGCGCATTGGCAGCGATGAAGCCAAACGCGATTCTTGTCGATCACACTACAACGTCTGCAGTTCTGTCTGAAGAGCTTGAAGTGGCAGCGAAGCAAGCAGGTATTCGCTTTATGGATGCACCTGTATCTGGTGGCCAAGCGGGCGCAGAAAATGGCGTGCTAACCATCATGTGTGGCGGCGAACAAGCGCTTTTCAACGACCTTCAACCTGTGTTCGAAGCTTACGGTAAGTCGTCAGTTCTAATGGGTAAAGTCGGCCAAGGCCAACGCGCAAAGATGGTCAATCAGATTTGCATTGCAGGTGTATTGAATGGTCTTTCTGAAGGCTTAGTACTTGCAGAGAAATCAGGTTTGGATATTCCAACTCTGGTTGATTGTCTTAAAAACGGCGCAGCTGGTTCATGGCAGATGGAAAACCGCGCTACCACAATGGCACAAGATAAGTTCGATTTCGGCTTCGCTATTGATTGGATGATCAAAGACTTAGGTTTCTGCTTAGATGAAGCAGAGCGCCAAGGCATCCAGCTTCCACTGACTGAAAAGACCAACAATGCTTACAAGGCTCTGTCTGCCGAAGGACAAGGCCGCATGGATACATCAGTATTGATGAAAGCTGTCGTTGAAGAGACTAAGAAGTAG
- a CDS encoding LysR family transcriptional regulator: MNSIFGNIDDLFLFCAVVEEGSLLSASKRLQLPVSTMSRRLTALEDRLNIRLLEKKGRELVATKDGEAAFSALSSGMESIHHGFNSLLEERDAIQGKIKLAVPHNFYSGFLRSTVEQFLTQYPNVQLDLTLSQQQLIPQTDRDLLITFKISDMEGMIARPLFKAKYGFYASPGYLDSRATIEKPDDLELQDWINVDDVFDMPLYKSDRLEQMITIKPKFIVNDIHAVAAAAQKGLGLASLPFRHVSPEMNLIQVLPEYHRGDRQAYLVYKERKYQPKALTLLIDALIESVRSFHSDGLVK, translated from the coding sequence ATGAATTCCATATTTGGAAACATTGATGATCTGTTCTTATTCTGTGCAGTGGTTGAAGAGGGCTCTTTGCTATCGGCTTCGAAACGGCTGCAACTCCCTGTGTCGACTATGTCGCGTCGGCTAACCGCATTGGAAGATCGCCTCAATATCCGACTTTTAGAAAAGAAAGGTCGAGAGCTGGTGGCCACCAAAGACGGTGAGGCGGCTTTTTCTGCACTGAGCAGCGGTATGGAGTCGATTCATCACGGCTTTAATAGCTTGCTTGAAGAGCGTGACGCTATCCAAGGCAAGATAAAGCTTGCCGTGCCTCATAACTTCTACAGTGGCTTTCTACGGTCGACGGTAGAGCAATTCCTCACTCAATATCCGAACGTTCAGCTCGACCTTACTCTGAGCCAGCAGCAGCTCATTCCACAGACCGATCGTGACTTACTGATCACGTTTAAGATCTCGGACATGGAAGGCATGATTGCTCGACCGCTGTTTAAAGCCAAATACGGGTTTTATGCGAGCCCAGGATACTTAGATTCGCGTGCAACAATAGAAAAACCGGACGACCTGGAGCTGCAAGATTGGATTAACGTCGATGATGTGTTTGATATGCCGCTCTACAAATCCGACCGCTTAGAGCAAATGATCACGATTAAACCTAAGTTCATCGTCAACGATATTCATGCGGTGGCGGCCGCAGCACAAAAAGGTTTGGGGCTCGCGTCATTGCCTTTTCGTCATGTATCCCCTGAGATGAATTTGATTCAAGTGCTCCCTGAGTATCATCGGGGTGATCGCCAAGCGTATTTAGTGTACAAAGAAAGAAAATATCAGCCAAAGGCTTTGACCCTGCTTATTGATGCATTGATTGAGAGTGTTCGATCTTTTCATAGCGATGGTTTGGTCAAATAA
- a CDS encoding DUF2798 domain-containing protein, which translates to MSNKQFWVTAILSSLTMATIMSGLISGYKMGFSPEWPPIWMQSFFIAWPCAIALNLTVLPLIRKFSAWICRPRTPCEPEITER; encoded by the coding sequence ATGAGCAACAAACAATTTTGGGTAACCGCGATTTTATCTTCACTGACCATGGCGACCATCATGTCTGGGTTAATTTCTGGCTACAAAATGGGATTTAGCCCCGAATGGCCGCCAATCTGGATGCAAAGCTTTTTCATCGCTTGGCCGTGTGCCATCGCACTCAACCTCACCGTGCTTCCTTTGATCAGAAAATTCTCAGCATGGATTTGTCGCCCAAGAACGCCTTGCGAACCTGAGATCACGGAACGATGA
- a CDS encoding YebC/PmpR family DNA-binding transcriptional regulator, with protein sequence MGRSFEVRKASMAKTAGAKIKVYSKYGKEIYVLAKNGSSDPDMNLPLKHLIAKAKKDQVPAHVIDKAIDKANGGGGEDFQPARYEGFGPGGTSVIVDCLTDNGNRTFQDVRQCFVKTGAKIGVEGTVSHMFAHQAVFQFKGEDDEIILETLMMEDVDVTDVELEDGVITVFAPTTEFFKTKTALNTAFPELTLDVEEITFVPQTTTPVAEEDSEKFQKFLDMLDDCDDVQQVYHNAEL encoded by the coding sequence ATGGGAAGAAGTTTTGAAGTGCGCAAGGCCTCAATGGCGAAAACTGCAGGCGCAAAAATTAAAGTTTATTCTAAATACGGTAAAGAGATTTACGTACTGGCTAAGAACGGCAGCTCTGACCCAGACATGAACCTACCTCTTAAGCACCTGATTGCTAAAGCGAAGAAAGACCAAGTACCAGCTCACGTTATCGACAAAGCGATCGATAAAGCGAACGGCGGCGGCGGTGAAGACTTCCAACCAGCTCGTTACGAAGGTTTTGGCCCAGGTGGCACAAGCGTAATCGTTGACTGTCTAACTGACAACGGCAACCGTACTTTCCAAGACGTTCGCCAATGTTTCGTTAAAACTGGCGCGAAAATCGGTGTTGAAGGTACTGTTTCTCACATGTTCGCTCACCAAGCTGTATTCCAGTTTAAAGGCGAAGACGACGAGATCATCCTAGAAACGCTAATGATGGAAGACGTAGACGTGACTGACGTTGAGCTAGAAGACGGTGTTATCACTGTATTCGCTCCAACGACTGAGTTCTTCAAAACGAAGACTGCACTAAACACTGCGTTCCCAGAGCTAACGCTAGATGTTGAGGAAATCACTTTCGTTCCTCAAACAACTACGCCAGTAGCTGAAGAAGATTCTGAGAAATTCCAGAAGTTCTTAGACATGCTTGACGACTGTGATGACGTTCAGCAGGTTTACCACAACGCTGAGCTGTAA
- a CDS encoding DUF3283 family protein: protein MSINLSLLPPSEKNKIELDKQASFLVWKLKQAKCGPEAIVEEAMKLGDPEEKAWFDQSVEKYKRVMGVA from the coding sequence ATGTCTATCAACCTTTCACTCCTTCCACCCAGCGAGAAAAATAAAATCGAACTGGATAAGCAAGCATCGTTTCTTGTATGGAAACTGAAGCAAGCGAAATGTGGCCCTGAAGCCATTGTTGAAGAAGCAATGAAGCTAGGTGACCCAGAAGAAAAGGCTTGGTTTGATCAGTCTGTAGAAAAATACAAACGGGTAATGGGTGTCGCATAA
- a CDS encoding 4a-hydroxytetrahydrobiopterin dehydratase, translating into MLNEQKCEACSIDAIALSKDEQQSLLLELSDWQVIERDGIPQLEKVFKFKNYKLAWAFSNKVSELAEEEFHHPSIILEWGKVTVTWWSHSIKGLHKNDFICASRCDVFAISE; encoded by the coding sequence ATGTTGAATGAACAAAAATGCGAAGCCTGCAGTATCGACGCGATTGCCCTAAGTAAAGATGAACAACAATCTTTACTGTTGGAGTTGTCAGACTGGCAGGTCATCGAAAGAGACGGCATCCCGCAGCTTGAGAAGGTGTTTAAGTTTAAGAACTACAAACTAGCGTGGGCATTCAGCAACAAAGTGTCAGAACTGGCAGAAGAAGAGTTCCACCACCCTTCGATCATACTGGAGTGGGGCAAAGTCACCGTCACTTGGTGGAGCCACTCAATCAAAGGCCTGCACAAAAACGACTTCATCTGCGCCTCACGCTGCGATGTGTTCGCCATTAGTGAGTAG
- the phhA gene encoding phenylalanine 4-monooxygenase, producing the protein MTQYHSKPVSQEGWVEWNLEEDAIWHDLVKRQLDVINDRACEAYLHGLTLLDLPLDRVPQLPEINKVLMETTGWQVQPVPALIDFDRFFDLLANKKFPVATFLRTRDEFDYLQEPDFFHEIFGHCAMLTNADFAAFTEHYGKLGQAATSKQRAYLARLYWFTVEFGLVKEGQQLKIYGGGILSSPAETMYALGGDLAVRERFDLQTVLRTPYRIDIMQPKYYVIDELSELFKISQENLLQQADLAIDAGLLPPLFEPKEPTHVE; encoded by the coding sequence ATGACTCAATATCATTCTAAGCCCGTGAGCCAAGAGGGATGGGTTGAGTGGAACCTCGAAGAAGACGCCATTTGGCATGACTTAGTGAAAAGGCAACTGGACGTCATTAATGACCGCGCTTGTGAAGCTTATTTGCACGGTTTGACCCTGCTGGATCTGCCATTGGACAGAGTTCCTCAGCTGCCAGAGATAAATAAAGTGCTAATGGAAACAACAGGTTGGCAAGTTCAGCCTGTGCCTGCATTGATCGATTTCGACCGATTCTTTGATTTGCTCGCCAATAAGAAATTTCCAGTTGCGACATTTCTGAGAACGCGAGACGAGTTCGATTACTTACAAGAACCTGATTTCTTTCATGAAATTTTCGGCCACTGTGCCATGCTCACTAATGCTGATTTCGCAGCATTCACTGAGCATTATGGAAAACTAGGCCAAGCCGCTACATCCAAACAGCGTGCTTATCTTGCCCGTTTGTATTGGTTTACGGTCGAGTTCGGTTTAGTAAAAGAAGGCCAACAACTGAAAATCTATGGCGGTGGCATTCTCTCTTCTCCGGCGGAAACCATGTATGCGTTGGGTGGTGATTTGGCGGTTCGTGAGCGGTTCGATCTGCAAACGGTGTTAAGAACTCCTTATCGAATTGACATTATGCAGCCGAAATATTACGTGATCGACGAGCTATCTGAGCTCTTCAAAATCAGTCAGGAAAACCTATTACAGCAAGCTGATCTCGCCATCGACGCGGGGTTACTACCACCACTGTTTGAACCCAAGGAACCAACACATGTTGAATGA